From bacterium, a single genomic window includes:
- a CDS encoding XdhC/CoxI family protein, producing MRIDQEALHRRIATLLDLRKHFVVATILETKGSCPQQSGAKIIVRSDGSFEFTIGGGTFEAEVIQDSLAFLKSDSPQTRDYKLTKSELGMYCQGLVKVFFEKYAPRPQLLIFGGGHVGQALSRIGAATELFSVVVVDDRKEYASRKKHPAADRIILTDRNFTKKIPQVDEETYIVILTRCHATDKLLVQKYADSKTAYVGLIGSQAKIRQFARELQQEEGMQAKTFERIHAPVGLQIGGKNPSEIAISILAEVLLVKNSKRLERSLDFKKA from the coding sequence ATGAGAATAGATCAGGAAGCGCTCCATCGCCGTATTGCGACGCTTCTTGATCTGCGAAAACACTTTGTCGTTGCCACTATTCTGGAAACGAAAGGATCCTGCCCGCAACAATCCGGAGCAAAAATCATCGTCCGCTCCGATGGATCGTTTGAATTCACAATCGGTGGAGGAACCTTTGAAGCCGAAGTGATTCAGGACAGTCTGGCCTTTTTGAAAAGCGATTCGCCACAAACCAGAGACTACAAGCTTACAAAATCTGAACTTGGAATGTACTGTCAGGGTCTGGTAAAAGTGTTTTTTGAAAAATACGCCCCGCGCCCGCAGCTACTGATTTTTGGAGGCGGGCATGTGGGCCAGGCTTTGTCGCGAATCGGAGCGGCAACGGAATTGTTTTCGGTGGTTGTGGTTGACGACCGGAAGGAATATGCAAGCCGGAAGAAACATCCGGCCGCGGACAGGATTATTTTAACTGATCGCAATTTTACGAAAAAGATTCCACAAGTAGATGAAGAAACTTACATTGTCATCCTCACACGATGCCATGCAACAGACAAATTGCTGGTTCAAAAATACGCCGATTCAAAAACTGCTTACGTGGGTCTAATCGGCAGCCAGGCGAAAATACGTCAGTTTGCTCGGGAACTGCAGCAGGAAGAAGGGATGCAAGCAAAAACGTTTGAGCGAATTCACGCGCCAGTGGGCTTGCAGATCGGCGGAAAGAATCCATCGGAAATCGCTATTTCGATTCTGGCGGAAGTGTTGCTGGTAAAAAACTCCAAACGATTGGAAAGATCCTTAGATTTTAAGAAGGCTTAA
- a CDS encoding PCYCGC domain-containing protein, whose translation MKNEEKKPSSSISPLAIIAFGLVLIAIATYAVLVKKDEPAQTQTEHTHKHEPVISVPQGQTAPASTETKSVDFKIPPFNVDVDNVTLQPVKDPATVSPAAKASYVVVQNDPKLIAQLPCFCYCERFGHTSLHDCFVSDHAEICDICMKEALQADQLAKQGLSPLEIRETIIAEFHPRENTDHSGHDHD comes from the coding sequence ATGAAAAACGAGGAAAAGAAACCATCATCGTCCATTTCGCCGCTGGCAATCATAGCATTTGGCCTGGTGCTCATAGCAATTGCCACTTATGCTGTGCTTGTCAAAAAAGATGAGCCTGCGCAAACTCAGACGGAACATACGCACAAGCACGAACCGGTTATCAGTGTTCCGCAGGGACAAACTGCTCCCGCTTCAACGGAAACCAAGTCCGTGGATTTCAAGATACCTCCTTTTAACGTAGACGTTGACAATGTAACCCTGCAGCCCGTCAAAGATCCCGCAACAGTTAGTCCCGCGGCGAAGGCTTCCTATGTTGTAGTCCAGAATGATCCTAAATTGATCGCGCAACTTCCCTGTTTCTGCTACTGCGAGCGATTTGGACATACCTCTTTGCATGATTGTTTCGTCAGCGATCACGCGGAAATCTGTGATATTTGTATGAAGGAAGCGCTTCAGGCAGATCAGCTGGCGAAGCAAGGATTGTCCCCGTTAGAAATCCGTGAGACGATCATCGCGGAATTTCATCCGCGCGAGAATACCGATCATAGCGGTCACGATCATGACTAG
- a CDS encoding bifunctional nuclease family protein: MHVEMRIKGLMLDPITNMPIVILSDLDGQRILPIWVGFFEANAIALQMENVTTPRPMTHDLLKNVIAGLNASVKKIVVNNLWDNTFYALVFIETNGETVAIDSRPSDAIALALRMKSPIFVEEEVINKAKSLDGTRDLADSESLQRWLENLRPDELGKYKM; the protein is encoded by the coding sequence ATGCATGTAGAGATGAGGATTAAGGGTTTGATGTTAGATCCCATTACAAACATGCCCATTGTCATTCTGTCCGATCTGGATGGACAACGAATTCTGCCAATTTGGGTTGGGTTTTTCGAGGCAAATGCCATCGCTTTACAGATGGAGAATGTCACGACTCCCAGACCGATGACACACGATCTGTTGAAAAATGTCATTGCGGGGCTCAATGCAAGCGTGAAGAAGATTGTGGTGAACAATCTCTGGGACAACACATTTTATGCGCTCGTTTTCATCGAGACCAATGGGGAAACGGTAGCAATTGATTCCCGTCCAAGTGATGCAATCGCACTTGCCTTGCGAATGAAATCTCCAATCTTTGTTGAAGAAGAAGTGATCAACAAGGCGAAAAGTTTGGATGGGACCCGGGATCTGGCAGATAGCGAAAGCTTGCAGCGCTGGCTGGAGAATCTCCGGCCGGACGAACTCGGCAAGTACAAGATGTAA
- a CDS encoding ParA family protein yields the protein MILAIANQKGGVGKTTTAINLAAALANKRHKTLLLDLDPQSNSTLSFLNSDQVEKSVYDAMIDGLGNFPEIIRPTSVANLYLAPARISLAKLESKLMGEIDSHFRLKDKMAPLVSEYPYIVIDTPPTLGLITVSALVAATHVLVPIQSSYFALEGTDDLLETIQKVKTRANPMLQLLGILVTLHDRRTTLGHDIVQQIERTFGEKVFRTMITKSVRLEESPAYRESIFTYAPKSSGAVEYEELSREVLNREKRTA from the coding sequence ATGATTCTTGCAATTGCCAACCAGAAGGGTGGGGTGGGGAAGACCACCACGGCCATTAATCTTGCGGCAGCGCTCGCCAATAAAAGGCATAAGACGCTTCTACTGGATCTGGATCCGCAATCGAACAGCACTCTTTCTTTTCTTAATTCGGATCAAGTTGAAAAATCGGTCTATGACGCCATGATTGACGGGCTCGGTAATTTTCCTGAGATCATTCGCCCAACATCCGTTGCAAATCTTTATCTTGCTCCTGCCAGAATCTCGCTGGCAAAGCTGGAAAGTAAGTTAATGGGAGAAATTGATTCTCATTTCCGTCTAAAGGACAAAATGGCGCCTCTCGTATCCGAATATCCTTATATTGTGATCGATACCCCACCTACTTTGGGGTTGATCACAGTAAGCGCGCTCGTGGCTGCAACGCATGTCCTGGTTCCCATTCAGTCTTCTTATTTTGCATTGGAGGGAACCGATGATTTGCTGGAAACAATTCAAAAAGTGAAGACCCGCGCAAATCCCATGTTGCAACTTCTGGGAATTTTGGTCACTTTACATGATCGCAGGACTACTCTGGGGCATGATATCGTGCAGCAGATTGAACGCACTTTTGGTGAGAAGGTTTTTCGCACCATGATCACCAAAAGCGTGCGTCTCGAGGAAAGTCCTGCGTACCGGGAAAGCATCTTCACTTATGCTCCTAAATCTTCGGGTGCCGTTGAATAT